One Pelobates fuscus isolate aPelFus1 chromosome 8, aPelFus1.pri, whole genome shotgun sequence genomic window carries:
- the LOC134570964 gene encoding noggin-2-like → MKRINLPQAVLLCSCLLLVQHNGSCQPYLRLRPSPSENLPVKEIIEHPDPEQDPKEHDMDEKTLRKKLGSNFDPNFMAVVLPSFVNTSNQDLLTKSKSLGSLPMDLKKMDLSEAPYGGRIRMGKKARRKFLQWLWAYTYCPVLYTWKDLGVRFWPRFIKEGHCFSEKSCSFPEGMFCKPVKSVTKTFLRWYCQGWSRQRFCTWIPVQYPIISECKCSC, encoded by the coding sequence ATGAAGAGGATAAATTTGCCACAGGCAGTTCTGCTTTGCTCCTGTTTGCTTTTGGTCCAACATAATGGGTCCTGCCAGCCTTATCTCAGACTTAGGCCCTCTCCAAGTGAAAACCTACCTGTGAAGGAAATTATTGAGCACCCTGACCCAGAGCAGGACCCAAAGGAGCATGACATGGATGAAAAAACATTAAGGAAAAAGCTTGGTAGCAACTTTGACCCCAACTTCATGGCAGTTGTTTTGCCCAGCTTTGTTAACACATCCAACCAAGACTTGCTGACAAAGTCTAAAAGCCTTGGCTCACTTCCCATGGACCTGAAAAAGATGGACCTCAGTGAAGCACCTTATGGTGGCAGGATCAGAATGGGGAAGAAAGCCCGCAGGAAGTTCTTGCAGTGGTTGTGGGCTTATACCTATTGCCCTGTATTATACACATGGAAGGACCTAGGGGTTAGGTTTTGGCCAAGGTTCATCAAGGAAGGACACTGCTTCTCTGAAAAGTCATGTTCCTTCCCAGAGGGTATGTTCTGCAAGCCTGTCAAGTCTGTTACTAAGACTTTCTTGAGGTGGTATTGTCAAGGATGGTCAAGGCAAAGGTTCTGCACATGGATCCCTGTGCAGTACCCCATAATATCAGAGTGTAAGTGTTCATGCTAG